In Pseudoxanthomonas indica, the following are encoded in one genomic region:
- a CDS encoding MATE family efflux transporter, with product MSSSLPRSPTFGDEVRTSAKLALPLVLGHVSTGLIGFVDNVIAGHHGTATLASVTVGTALLWLPMMVPIGTLISLTASVSELDGAKRRDEIAPLFRQALWLALGLGALMFAFLSVAPYGLKWFGIAPEIIPGATDFLHAIRWGVPALTFYFCMRYLSEGMHWTLPTMVLGFGGLLVLGPVGYVLTFGKFGFPEMGAGGLGVASALTMWLQAICFALYLWHSKRFAPLHLFSHFELPKRAAIGQLLRTGLPIGITVLMEGSLFIVTALLIARLGAIPAAAHQIAINVSALCFMVPMGVAEATTVRVGHALGSRDPLGIRRAAHAGYAIVLCTQALSALVLLFGHDAVVSLYTQDLAVATLAGSLLLFAAAFQFPDGIQVLSAGALRGLKDTRVPMWLAMVSYWGLGMPLGAGLGLGLGWGPQGMWLGLILGLTAAAISLGWRFNRSSRRLLAAPMPLADTVT from the coding sequence ATGTCGTCCTCACTTCCCCGCTCGCCGACCTTCGGCGACGAGGTTCGCACCTCCGCGAAGCTGGCTTTGCCCCTGGTCCTGGGTCATGTATCCACCGGGCTGATCGGCTTTGTCGACAATGTCATCGCCGGACATCACGGCACCGCCACGCTGGCCTCGGTCACCGTGGGCACGGCCCTGCTGTGGCTGCCGATGATGGTGCCGATCGGTACCTTGATTTCGCTGACCGCATCGGTCTCCGAACTCGATGGCGCCAAGCGCCGCGACGAGATCGCGCCGTTGTTCCGCCAGGCGTTGTGGCTGGCGCTGGGGCTGGGCGCGTTGATGTTCGCGTTCCTGAGCGTGGCCCCTTACGGTTTGAAGTGGTTCGGCATCGCACCCGAGATCATTCCTGGCGCCACCGACTTCCTGCACGCAATCCGTTGGGGCGTCCCCGCGCTGACGTTCTATTTCTGCATGCGCTATCTGAGCGAAGGCATGCACTGGACGCTGCCGACCATGGTGCTTGGCTTCGGTGGCCTGCTGGTGCTGGGGCCGGTTGGCTATGTGCTGACCTTCGGCAAGTTCGGCTTTCCGGAAATGGGCGCCGGCGGGCTGGGTGTCGCCTCGGCGTTGACCATGTGGCTGCAGGCGATCTGCTTCGCGCTGTACCTGTGGCATTCGAAGCGCTTTGCGCCGCTGCACTTGTTCAGTCACTTCGAGCTGCCCAAGCGCGCCGCGATCGGCCAGCTCCTGCGCACCGGCCTGCCGATCGGCATCACCGTGTTGATGGAAGGCAGCCTGTTCATCGTCACCGCGCTGCTGATTGCCCGCTTGGGCGCGATACCCGCTGCCGCGCACCAAATCGCCATCAATGTGTCCGCGCTGTGCTTCATGGTGCCGATGGGTGTGGCCGAGGCCACCACCGTCCGGGTGGGTCACGCCCTGGGGTCGCGCGACCCGCTCGGCATCCGCCGCGCCGCCCACGCCGGCTACGCCATCGTCCTGTGCACGCAGGCGCTGTCAGCCCTGGTGCTTCTGTTCGGCCATGACGCCGTGGTGTCGCTCTATACCCAGGATCTGGCGGTGGCCACGCTGGCCGGCAGCCTGCTGCTGTTCGCCGCCGCGTTCCAGTTCCCGGACGGTATCCAGGTGCTTTCGGCCGGCGCCCTGCGGGGGCTCAAGGACACCCGCGTGCCCATGTGGCTGGCCATGGTCTCCTACTGGGGCCTGGGCATGCCGCTGGGCGCCGGGCTAGGCCTGGGCCTGGGCTGGGGGCCGCAAGGCATGTGGCTGGGCCTGATCCTGGGCCTGACCGCCGCCGCCATCAGCCTGGGCTGGCGTTTCAACCGCAGCAGCCGCCGCCTGCTGGCGGCGCCCATGCCGCTTGCCGACACGGTGACTTAA
- a CDS encoding DUF3106 domain-containing protein, with translation MTRPSDASTRRLWLLPLLLAGLGAGSAQPMAASMQATVDTHLRAWQAIPTGQQHALQTRLQAWDALPLGQRDDQRSRYQAWLALQETERARLRQSAREFALLPATEQTRLRVVFEHQDAMQQQGWRLGPALGADWPRLQPLFAFVPPGQRADVLIALKQTDPAQRDDLAALAQRIPPQSRDGFRREWLKQPATQRAAWLQHRRNQ, from the coding sequence GTGACACGACCTTCTGACGCGTCAACGCGGCGCCTGTGGTTGTTGCCGCTGCTGCTGGCCGGGCTCGGCGCGGGCAGCGCGCAGCCGATGGCAGCGTCCATGCAAGCCACTGTCGATACGCATCTGCGCGCCTGGCAGGCGATCCCCACCGGCCAGCAGCATGCGTTGCAGACGCGCCTGCAAGCATGGGATGCCCTGCCACTCGGGCAGCGCGACGATCAGCGCAGCCGTTACCAGGCGTGGTTGGCCCTGCAGGAGACCGAGCGCGCCCGCCTGCGTCAGAGCGCCCGCGAGTTCGCCTTGTTGCCCGCCACCGAGCAGACGCGCTTGCGCGTGGTCTTCGAGCATCAGGACGCCATGCAGCAACAAGGGTGGCGCTTGGGTCCGGCCTTGGGCGCGGACTGGCCGCGCCTGCAGCCACTGTTCGCCTTCGTGCCGCCGGGGCAGCGGGCTGACGTGTTGATTGCGCTCAAGCAGACCGATCCCGCGCAACGCGATGATCTGGCCGCACTGGCGCAGCGCATACCCCCGCAGTCACGGGACGGCTTCCGGCGTGAATGGTTGAAGCAGCCAGCCACTCAACGCGCCGCCTGGTTGCAGCACCGCCGCAACCAGTGA
- a CDS encoding NAD(P)/FAD-dependent oxidoreductase: MSEAKQHVVIVGGGFGGLWATRALADADVRITMIDRHNHHLFQPLLYQVATAGLSAPDIAAPLRHILRRQGNVEVRLAEVERIEPLARRVHLGDGSEIAFDFLILASGATHAYFGNDAWAAHAPGLKTLDDALHLRRHLLLAFERAEADPDPAARAAWLNFAVVGGGPTGVELAGTLAEIARHTLRNEFRHIDPGQARVRLIEAGPRVLASFPDDLSARARRQLERLGVEVSTGTPVSDITSAGYRLGGEFVAARTVIWAAGVAASPLGRCLGAPLDRAGRVHVEADLSVPDLPHVFVVGDLASVDSDGKPVPGVAPAAKQMGRHAARMIRARLSNRPSTPFRYRDFGNLATIGRMAAVVHWRRLKLSGLLAWWFWLAAHVFFLIGFRNRLVVLLNWAWAYWSYQRSARIIFGGAQDEESPS, encoded by the coding sequence ATGAGCGAAGCAAAGCAGCATGTGGTGATTGTGGGAGGCGGCTTCGGTGGCCTGTGGGCGACGCGGGCGTTGGCCGACGCAGACGTGCGAATCACGATGATTGATCGCCACAACCACCACCTGTTTCAACCTCTGCTCTATCAGGTCGCCACGGCCGGGCTGTCAGCGCCTGACATCGCCGCCCCACTGAGGCATATCCTGCGCAGACAGGGCAATGTTGAAGTGCGGCTGGCGGAGGTGGAACGCATCGAACCGCTGGCCCGGCGAGTCCATCTGGGCGATGGCAGCGAGATCGCGTTCGACTTCCTGATCCTCGCCAGCGGCGCGACCCATGCCTATTTCGGCAATGACGCGTGGGCCGCGCACGCACCCGGATTGAAGACGTTGGATGACGCGCTGCATCTGCGTCGGCATCTGCTGCTTGCGTTCGAACGCGCCGAGGCCGATCCCGATCCGGCGGCGCGCGCGGCATGGCTGAACTTCGCCGTGGTGGGCGGTGGCCCCACCGGCGTGGAGCTGGCGGGAACCTTGGCGGAAATCGCACGCCATACGTTGAGGAACGAATTTCGCCATATCGATCCCGGCCAGGCTCGCGTGCGTTTGATCGAAGCGGGTCCGCGCGTATTGGCCTCGTTCCCCGACGACCTGTCGGCACGGGCACGCCGGCAACTGGAACGCCTTGGCGTTGAGGTGAGCACGGGAACGCCCGTGTCCGACATCACCTCAGCAGGTTATCGCCTGGGTGGCGAGTTCGTCGCGGCGCGCACCGTCATCTGGGCTGCGGGCGTGGCCGCCTCACCGTTGGGGCGATGCCTGGGAGCGCCACTGGATCGCGCCGGGCGCGTCCATGTGGAAGCAGACCTGAGCGTGCCGGATCTTCCGCACGTGTTCGTCGTGGGTGACCTGGCCAGCGTGGACAGCGATGGCAAGCCCGTGCCCGGCGTTGCTCCTGCTGCCAAGCAGATGGGGCGGCATGCAGCACGGATGATTCGTGCGCGCCTGAGCAACAGGCCTTCAACCCCCTTTCGCTATCGCGACTTCGGCAACCTGGCGACCATTGGGCGAATGGCGGCCGTGGTGCATTGGCGTCGTCTCAAGCTGTCCGGCCTGCTTGCCTGGTGGTTCTGGTTGGCGGCGCATGTGTTCTTCCTGATTGGATTCCGCAACCGCCTGGTGGTGCTGTTGAACTGGGCATGGGCCTATTGGAGCTACCAGCGCAGTGCCCGGATCATTTTTGGTGGCGCTCAGGACGAAGAGTCGCCTTCGTAG
- a CDS encoding primosomal protein N': MDSTVLRVALPVPLPRLFDYLPPADSTGRRAGVQDVGCRIRVPFGNRELVGWVAEVGAPTADGRPDLKQALAWLDEAPLLAGELRESLLWLARYTHAPLGEVFATALPSPLRQGEPLPQAQQSSAWQLSEAGATGIDRLRPGSRPRHLAELLRAGALSEDSLQSQLPGWRATMRSLEQRGLVTRQARPLDELARAAPQSGPELNPEQQAAVAAISASRGFASFLLDGVTGSGKTEVYLHAIAACLERGEQALVLVPEIGLTPQTLARFRNRLGVPVHVLHSGLNDNERARTWAACARGEASVVVGTRSAVFTPLPKAGLLVVDEEHDGSYKQQDGIRYHARDFALVRAKGLDIPVVLGTATPSLESLHNARSGRYGHLRLRQRAGNARPPRVRVLDVRKRPLEAGLSPELRQGIAQALEAGGQVLVFKNRRGYAPILLCHDCGWSAHCHRCDSPMTVHGGGHRLQCHHCGARQSAPLACPDCGGLALQPQGVGTERLEEHLVEAFSQVPVIRIDRGTTQRRDGLAKQLGKLGEAPGILVGTQILAKGHDLPHLTLVAVVGIDEGLFSADFRASERMAQQLIQVAGRAGRADKPGEVWLQTHHPTHPLLTTLIQGGYHAFADSELEQRSAAGFPPFAHLALIRAESQHVEDAHSFLQASKRILQGAGVAVEVQGPLPAPMPRRAGYHRQQLLLSSGERRGLHQLLDIAMPALFALPEARRVRWSLDVDPMDLY; encoded by the coding sequence ATTGATTCCACTGTCCTGCGCGTTGCGCTACCCGTGCCTTTGCCGCGCCTGTTCGATTACCTGCCGCCGGCAGACTCGACCGGGCGGCGTGCCGGTGTGCAGGATGTTGGCTGCCGCATCCGGGTTCCGTTCGGCAATCGCGAACTGGTCGGCTGGGTCGCCGAAGTGGGCGCGCCCACCGCCGACGGTCGGCCGGATCTGAAGCAGGCGCTGGCCTGGCTGGACGAAGCACCGTTGCTGGCGGGAGAGTTGCGCGAGTCATTGCTTTGGCTGGCGCGTTATACCCACGCGCCGCTGGGTGAAGTGTTCGCCACCGCCCTGCCGTCCCCACTGCGCCAGGGCGAGCCGCTGCCGCAGGCCCAGCAGAGCTCCGCGTGGCAGCTGAGTGAGGCGGGGGCCACCGGTATCGATCGCTTGCGCCCCGGTAGCCGCCCCCGTCATCTGGCGGAGCTGCTGCGTGCGGGCGCGCTCAGTGAGGACAGCCTGCAAAGCCAGTTGCCCGGTTGGCGGGCCACGATGCGATCGCTGGAGCAGCGGGGGCTGGTGACGCGCCAGGCCAGGCCCTTGGACGAACTGGCCCGCGCTGCGCCCCAGTCCGGGCCGGAGCTCAATCCCGAACAACAAGCGGCGGTGGCGGCCATCTCGGCCAGTCGCGGATTCGCCAGCTTCCTGCTGGACGGTGTTACCGGCAGTGGCAAGACCGAGGTCTACCTGCACGCCATCGCCGCCTGCCTGGAACGCGGCGAGCAGGCGCTGGTGCTGGTGCCGGAGATCGGACTGACTCCGCAGACGCTGGCGCGCTTCCGCAATCGCCTCGGCGTGCCGGTGCACGTGCTGCACTCGGGCTTGAATGACAACGAGCGTGCGCGCACCTGGGCCGCGTGCGCACGTGGCGAGGCGAGCGTCGTCGTCGGTACGCGCTCGGCGGTGTTCACGCCGCTGCCCAAGGCGGGCTTGCTCGTCGTCGACGAAGAACACGACGGCAGCTACAAGCAGCAGGACGGCATCCGCTACCACGCGCGCGACTTTGCGCTGGTGCGCGCCAAGGGACTCGATATCCCGGTGGTGCTGGGCACGGCGACGCCTTCGCTGGAGTCGCTGCACAACGCGCGCAGCGGCCGCTATGGTCACCTGCGCTTGCGCCAACGCGCCGGCAATGCGCGGCCACCCCGCGTGCGCGTGCTGGACGTGCGCAAGCGCCCCCTCGAGGCGGGCTTGTCCCCCGAGTTGCGGCAGGGTATCGCCCAGGCCCTGGAGGCCGGCGGCCAAGTGCTGGTGTTCAAGAACCGCCGCGGCTACGCGCCCATCCTGCTCTGCCACGACTGTGGCTGGAGCGCGCATTGCCATCGCTGCGATTCGCCGATGACTGTCCATGGCGGCGGACACCGCCTTCAATGCCACCACTGCGGCGCCCGCCAGAGCGCGCCGTTGGCCTGCCCGGACTGCGGCGGGCTGGCACTGCAGCCACAAGGCGTGGGTACCGAACGTCTGGAGGAGCATCTGGTTGAAGCCTTCTCGCAGGTGCCCGTCATCCGCATCGATCGCGGCACGACACAGCGACGGGACGGCCTGGCGAAACAGCTGGGAAAGCTGGGCGAGGCACCCGGCATCCTGGTGGGAACACAGATCCTGGCCAAGGGCCACGACCTGCCGCATCTGACCCTGGTGGCAGTGGTGGGCATCGACGAAGGTTTGTTTTCCGCCGACTTTCGCGCCAGCGAACGAATGGCCCAGCAGTTGATCCAGGTAGCCGGGCGCGCCGGGCGCGCGGACAAGCCTGGCGAAGTCTGGCTGCAGACGCATCATCCGACCCACCCCTTGCTGACCACCCTGATTCAGGGCGGCTACCACGCATTTGCCGACAGCGAGCTGGAACAGCGCAGTGCCGCTGGCTTTCCGCCTTTCGCCCACCTGGCGCTTATCCGCGCAGAATCCCAGCACGTGGAGGATGCGCATTCGTTTCTGCAGGCCAGCAAGCGCATATTGCAGGGCGCTGGCGTCGCGGTGGAAGTACAAGGCCCGTTGCCGGCGCCGATGCCGCGACGGGCTGGCTACCATCGGCAGCAGTTGCTGCTGAGCAGCGGCGAACGACGCGGACTGCATCAGCTCCTCGACATTGCCATGCCGGCGCTGTTCGCATTGCCGGAGGCGCGGCGCGTGCGCTGGTCCCTCGACGTGGATCCCATGGATCTGTACTGA
- a CDS encoding DUF1203 domain-containing protein: MNYRITGLSPELFSHYWLLSEPELESRSIRRVRADDDHGFPCRISLEDAREGEALLLLPFTHHDVAGPYRASGPIYVREQASQAASLTDAVPVAFHRRLISVRAYDAAGWMRSADVIEGDKLDVTIRRHLLEPATAYLHLHNARPGCFAARVDRYEGDSSS; this comes from the coding sequence ATGAATTACCGGATCACCGGCCTGTCACCCGAATTGTTCTCGCACTACTGGTTATTGAGCGAGCCGGAGTTGGAGTCGCGCAGTATCCGTCGTGTGAGAGCCGATGACGACCACGGCTTTCCTTGCCGCATCTCGCTGGAGGACGCGAGAGAGGGCGAAGCCTTGCTGTTGTTGCCTTTCACCCATCACGACGTGGCCGGCCCCTATCGCGCCAGCGGTCCCATCTACGTGCGTGAGCAGGCATCCCAGGCCGCCTCGCTGACGGATGCGGTGCCCGTCGCATTCCACCGTCGCCTCATCTCCGTGCGTGCGTACGATGCAGCAGGATGGATGCGGAGCGCCGACGTGATCGAAGGCGACAAGCTGGATGTCACCATCCGACGCCATTTGCTGGAGCCCGCCACCGCCTACCTGCATCTCCACAACGCCCGGCCCGGTTGCTTTGCCGCACGCGTGGATCGCTACGAAGGCGACTCTTCGTCCTGA
- a CDS encoding DUF3667 domain-containing protein, with protein sequence MSNDVLTHAGPPACENCTALLQGQFCHQCGQSSHNPLRNLGHAIEEVFESFWHLDGRIFRTLRALWSPGRLANSYLSGHRAPYVAPLRLFVILSVLTFFLAQYAVSFGEREAEGGTGNTAEVNARNAFNDAKTAEEVIQDRDDAIRGLWQGKAAVQGIPGAATGFDRSVEAMRKQARERIKELDPKHPELRLPVEQTGPVEDSVEDAPSAQDKVAPEAAQADSAAAKPAPKVTVAGHTLGKPSADSGFFQRWLDKKGQRASDNWERFQKDPELMKHAIMGAIPTALFFLVPIFAIFLKLAYIETHRSYLEHLVVALYSHAWLCLALLTLCVLVMLDNWISPYAAWVGVVIGVIEFVIWWWMPIYLLIMQKRVYAQAWWLTVLKYLIIGTVYLVLVAFAAAFVGISSFIN encoded by the coding sequence ATGAGCAACGACGTCCTGACGCACGCCGGCCCGCCTGCATGCGAAAACTGCACGGCCCTGCTGCAAGGCCAGTTCTGCCATCAGTGCGGACAGTCCTCGCACAATCCGCTGCGCAATCTGGGCCACGCGATCGAGGAAGTGTTCGAATCGTTCTGGCATCTGGACGGCCGCATCTTCCGCACGCTGCGCGCGTTGTGGTCGCCGGGCCGGTTGGCGAATAGCTATCTGTCAGGACATCGCGCGCCTTACGTGGCGCCGCTGCGCTTGTTCGTGATCCTGAGCGTGTTGACCTTCTTCCTGGCCCAGTACGCAGTGAGTTTTGGCGAGCGCGAGGCCGAGGGCGGCACCGGGAACACCGCCGAAGTCAACGCACGCAATGCGTTCAATGACGCCAAGACCGCCGAAGAAGTGATCCAGGATCGCGATGACGCCATCCGCGGTCTGTGGCAGGGCAAAGCAGCCGTACAAGGCATTCCTGGCGCCGCCACCGGCTTTGATCGCAGTGTGGAGGCCATGCGCAAGCAGGCGCGCGAACGCATCAAGGAGCTGGACCCCAAGCATCCCGAACTGCGCCTGCCGGTGGAGCAGACCGGACCGGTCGAGGACAGCGTCGAGGATGCGCCGTCCGCGCAGGACAAGGTGGCGCCCGAAGCGGCCCAGGCCGACAGCGCGGCCGCCAAGCCCGCGCCCAAGGTGACCGTGGCCGGCCACACCCTGGGCAAGCCTTCGGCGGATTCGGGATTCTTCCAGCGTTGGCTGGACAAGAAAGGCCAGCGTGCGTCAGACAACTGGGAGCGCTTCCAGAAAGATCCCGAACTGATGAAGCACGCGATCATGGGTGCGATTCCCACGGCGCTGTTCTTCCTGGTGCCGATTTTCGCGATTTTCCTGAAGCTGGCCTACATCGAAACCCACCGCAGCTATCTGGAACACCTGGTGGTGGCGCTCTACAGCCACGCCTGGTTGTGCCTGGCGCTGCTGACCTTGTGCGTGCTGGTGATGCTGGACAACTGGATTTCGCCGTACGCCGCGTGGGTGGGCGTGGTCATCGGTGTGATCGAATTCGTGATCTGGTGGTGGATGCCGATCTATCTGCTGATCATGCAGAAGCGCGTCTACGCGCAAGCCTGGTGGCTGACCGTGTTGAAGTACCTGATCATCGGTACGGTCTACCTGGTGCTGGTCGCGTTCGCTGCCGCCTTCGTGGGGATCAGCAGCTTCATCAACTGA
- the rpoH gene encoding RNA polymerase sigma factor RpoH translates to MTQNSPATVLVANNLPIPSALGSLEAYIGAVHQIPVLTVDAEQALARRFRDQEDLDAARELVHSHLRFVVHVARGYNGYGLPLGDLIQEGNIGLMKAVKRFDPEMGVRLVSFAVHWIRAEMHEFILKNWRIVKVATTKAQRKLFFNLRKSKTRLGWMNAEEVSAVAKDLNVSEREVLEMESRLSGRDVGFDASSDDDDDHAPPSPVSYLVANDEDPSQAYERADSQDNQLELLRAGMAGLDQRSRDIIKRRWLDADSKITLQELADEYGVSAERIRQIEANALKKMKALFAA, encoded by the coding sequence TGGCCAACAACCTCCCGATTCCCAGCGCGCTCGGCTCGCTCGAGGCCTACATCGGTGCCGTGCACCAGATTCCGGTCCTGACGGTCGATGCGGAACAGGCGTTGGCGCGCCGCTTCCGCGATCAGGAAGATTTGGATGCTGCACGCGAGCTGGTGCATTCCCACCTTCGCTTTGTCGTCCATGTCGCGCGAGGTTACAACGGCTATGGCTTGCCGCTGGGCGACCTGATCCAGGAAGGCAACATAGGCCTGATGAAGGCGGTGAAGCGGTTCGACCCCGAAATGGGCGTGCGCCTGGTCAGCTTTGCCGTGCATTGGATTCGCGCGGAGATGCACGAGTTCATCCTCAAGAACTGGCGCATCGTGAAGGTCGCCACCACCAAGGCGCAGCGCAAGTTGTTCTTCAACCTGCGCAAGTCCAAGACCCGCCTGGGCTGGATGAATGCCGAGGAAGTGAGTGCTGTCGCCAAGGATCTGAACGTCTCCGAGCGTGAGGTCCTGGAGATGGAATCTCGTCTGTCGGGTCGTGACGTCGGCTTCGACGCCTCGAGCGATGATGACGACGATCATGCGCCGCCGTCACCGGTCAGCTATCTCGTTGCCAACGACGAGGATCCTTCGCAGGCGTACGAGCGTGCGGACAGCCAGGACAACCAGCTGGAATTGTTGCGCGCTGGCATGGCCGGTCTGGACCAGCGCTCGCGCGACATCATCAAGCGTCGCTGGCTCGATGCGGACAGCAAGATCACGCTGCAGGAATTGGCCGACGAGTACGGTGTTTCGGCCGAGCGTATCCGCCAGATCGAAGCCAATGCCCTCAAGAAGATGAAGGCGTTGTTCGCCGCTTGA